acacacacacatacacacacacacacacacacatatcattcTGGGAAAGTCAGTCATCATGTACCTCTCTGCTCCTTGATGGGTCCTAAAGGCGTTTCCGGTATGGCATTGCCATTTTGATCCACTAGATGAGAAAGACACTGAGTGTTAATCTCACATAAGACCCAGTAAACACCACTGGCAGGGCCTCCTTCTAGAGTAAACACCACTTGCCTCATACTAGAGTAAACACCACTGGCCTGCTACTATAGTAAACACCACTGGCAGGGCCTCCTACTAGAGTAAACACCACTGGTAGGGCCTCCTACTAGAGTAAACACCACTGGCCTCATACTAGAGTAAACACCACTGGTAGGGCCTCCTACTAGAGTAAACACCACTGGCCTCCTACTCGAGAAAAACACCACTGGCCTCCTACTACAGTAAACACCACTGGTAGGGCGTCCTAGTCAAGTAAACACCACTGGCCTCATACTAGAGTAAACACCACTGGCCTGCTACTAGAGTAAACACCACTGGTAGGGCGTCCTAGTCAAGTAAACACCACTAAGTCTAATAGTCTGTTGTGGTATGGGTGTGATATTCTTACCTGTATCCTGCTGTGGTGTAGGTCTGATATTCCGCTGTGGCGTAGGTCTAATAGTCTCAGTTTCTGCCTGAGTTGGTGAGTCTTGCGTTGAACCAGCGAAAAGGATGGCTGAGGAGAGGAATAAAACAGTCTGGTCCTTTTAGTCAAACACACAACCTACAAAAGCATTAGTGTAGGCCTGTACCGAAATAAACTCTGCAGGTGTTACTGTTAGTACCTGGTGTCTCTGAAGTACTGTCCCCTCTCACGATTTTATCTCCTCGGGTGTCTGTAGACCAGCCTAAAGAGAAGAGGAAATATGAAACCGTGTACATGTGAGAgcaaagtaaaacaaaacaagagcTCAAATACctacacaagagagagaaaggaatatTCCCAGGAGATTCCTGTAGCTTCATCAGTATTATAAAACTCCAGCCAGTCTCACATATAAACAGCCTAAACCCCAGCTCATGTTCCCTATTAGTGGATGTACACTCTAACGTTTGGAGGTCACTCAGCTGAAGATTATGTTTGCAGTCAGCTGAATGATTCTGTTCATAAAGGGATGCACTAGCTGCCTCCATGGGGGAAACTGACCTTGCTGAACACTACCTGCCTCAACACAACCCTGCTACCCTGCTGAACACTACCTGCCTCTAACACGACCCTCCTGAACACTacctataagtataagtatatatactcttttgatcccgtgagggaaatttggtctctttgcatttatcccaatccgtgaattagtgaaacacacacagcacacagtgaacacacagtgaggtgaagcacacactaatcccggcgtagtgagctgcctgcatcaacagcggcgctcggggagcagtgaggagttaggtgccttgctcaagggcacttcagccgtgcctactggtcggggttcaaaccacggctgcccccactaCCTGCCTCTAACATGACCCTGAGGAACACTACCTGCCTCTAACATGACCCTGCGGAACACTACCTGGCTCTAACCCGACCCTGCTACTCTGCTGAACACTACCCTGCTGAACACTACCTGCCTCTAACACAGAGAGGCCATGGGGAAACAACCCTACTGAACACCAGTGTGTGAGTAATGAATTGAGTTTAAGAATAAAGCACCTGCATTCTCCAGCATGTTGTGGAAAAACTCCACCACCATCTGTGGAAGCAGGCCACCTACAAGGTACATTGCAGAAACAGAGGACAACATGTAATTAATGGCCGGCCCTTGAAGCGGGCCTACTCCCCACACACAGGAATACAGACGAGCCTACTCcgaacacacaggaacacagacGAACCTACTCtgaacacacaggtacacaggtGAGCCTATTCTGAACACACAGGAAGACAGACAAGCCTACTCTGAACAGGAACACAGACGAGCCTACTCTGAACAGGAACACAGGTGAGCCTACTCcgaacacacaggtacacaggtGAGCCTACTCcgaacacacaggtacacaggtGAGCCTACTCtgaacacacaggtacacaagtGAGCCTACTCTGAACACACAGGAAGACAGACAAGCCTACTCTGAACAGGAACACAGATGAGCCTACTCTGAACACACAGGAAGACAGACAAGCCTACTCTGAACAGGAACACAGATGAACccactccaaacacacagaaacacagacaggctACTCctaacacacaggaacacaggtGAGCCTACTCcgaacacacagaaacacaggtgAGCCTACAGGAACACAAGCCCCTGACCATTCCCCCATGACTGTCTTTCTCTTAAGCACCTGGTGATGCTGATGGGACCTCCTTTAAAGGTGGAAAAACTGCCTCCGTCACATCATTTCCTGGGCCGTCCGTGGGGGGCGCTAAAGAGGGAAATCAGGCAGATAAAAAATTATAAATCCTTCACTTTCAGGAGCAAAGCAAAGTCAATGTCAAACCACATTTATTAATAGTAGTAATATACCTTTATTTCGTTTCTCGGAAAGTTCATTGAGGGAATCCCTCATTTAAAATGAAGCCGAGATTATATGgtcacaaaacaaaataaatatataatactACATAATAGAGGAAGAGCAGGGCACGTTAAAATACATGAATAATATGAattgaaagaaaaaatatatacaaaaaatttaataaacaaacaacaattccgactgcaaggtcccaagtTGAAACAATAGGCTAATGGTCCCAAATGTAAGGATGTTTCAGAAAGCCACACAGCTAACAACAtagacaacgagtggcagacagagcgacatgtcacttatgctaccaaagactgtttttgagcCACATTGTTGCAAAGCTCATATGATGATACGTCTTTCTACAAAATGGTATATTTTCTATATCActaagttattcaataggctaaacatatagccttacaTCAAAGCTTTAGGCTTAAGTCTTTTCGATCAGCTACaggcaacgagtggcagacagagtgtgatgtcacttacaGGAGATTGTTGAGTCACATCGATGCAAATTTTAtacgatgatgcatcattccacaaaatggtttgtcttctccaTCAGGAAGTTATTGAATAAgcttaacaataaacatatagccttactcaaaacagctgttaggcttatgtcattttgatctgtaaaaatgccatatgcagccatgcctaaattaattataatatatataataataataataatattataatataatattcagtattcattattgaatgataggctggaatgatgtttttccctatcatcctatttttaaagcaggcctacctgtaggcatgtaattgggttttctacaggaataggtTTGAATGGGCACTGAAGTAGATTCAGAGTTCAGTCCGGACATGGAGAacattagcctgggtgttcccatgctgccttgcgcgcgatttgattcacgctgctaaggcagcctggagaccatggagcaaattttcgcctgagatagggaaccaataataacagaacaggggggaaagcaagacgatgatgagctatgcacagacgcatttgttagacatccgtggcacccaataaacggatctgggcatttttttcaaatacgagaaaatgaacgtttggttcccagaccacgtctcattgagaagtggtggcgctagccaggctaggagAACATTCCATGTTAAAAGATCATTTAGCCTGGTAAGGTAGGGGCCAGCTCTCCTTTGTAGCATTCTTGACATGTATGATGGTAGAGAACATACAAcacctttaaaaaataaataagtgcCTATGCATGTTCCTCTTATCAGCCAAGGAAGACCAGCCTTCTCTCTCATACAGGGCACTGTGGTGGGTCCTGTAACTATCTCCAGAAATTAAATGGAGTGGTATACAGTGTCCAGAGCCATCACCATAACACAAAAACAGCTTCAACAATCCTCTTCCTAATACTcatgggagagaaagaaacctatttttttgtctttcttgtgTTTCTTTGaatcagaaaaaaaatgaaaatatgagaAAATATTTCAAAAGAAGCACTGTTAGATCTTTGAAGAGTTTAATAGATTAATATGGGAGAGTGTGTAGGGAATGTGTGTAGGGGTCAGGGTTTTAACAAAGATACAAGACAAATCCCCATGATACTCCACACAATAATACTTACAATAATTAAATACCCAGCAGGGTTCAAATGTGTTCAGATAAAACACCTGTGATTTACTGTTAATTACCTGTTTTCAGTAAAGGCATTTCCACTGGACTTTCTCTGACTGTTTCTTGAAAACCATCATTTCTGTTGACAGCTATTCAGGCATcgaacaaataaacaacaatataattaatgtgaacatagaatatacagtataaataaataacaatataATTAATGTGAACATAGAATATACAGTATAGATACATGTGCTTGACATAAGTAAataagaagtgtgtgtgacCCTTTACTACCTTGTCTTTGAGACGGTACTTTACTACCTTGTGTTTGAGACAGTACTTTACTATCTTGTGTTTGAGACAGTACTTTACTACCTTGTGTTTGAGACGATACTGTATTAaaatcatacctgtcaacacagctttccaaaaacaggagatttttttttccgggggggggggtttataccggatgtcagtgtttataccggatcagtgtttgcatatttaatatgtttcatacacgtgtttcaacactgcatttcggtcgttgcttttaccttaacttatgtatccaccagctgcctgcctgcagcctacttccaaaactccaaagctgcttgctttcaaatttggttccgaggacacaagttcagtgtatcaacaacactcaataacagtttatgtgatgtgttaatcaattaaattcccaacaatttcacaacagctactGGAGTATTCAACCAGCCCGCTTGCTTACAACGAGACTCTTAttcttccttatttgggttttgggttgccaggttttagcctatgacaaaatggttgaaattgaaactaagtgatagtgtttgtgtagggtgtatttcatacacaatctggcaacctgggagatgtcagactaatagaaaaaatgcatggatcaatgattttaaaatgaagtttgatagccatgcaaattacgggagtttttcGGGAGAAATagcaaaacgggagggtgccgggagatgaccttgaaatacaggagaacccgggaaaaacgggagtgttgacaggtatgattaaAATAGCCTCTTTAATGAGATCTTTTCCTGCTACAACAACTACAGTTGTTGACCAAGCTCAGATAAGCAAAGGAGACCCCACCACTCAACCACTACACCACTAAACCACTACACCACAACACCATTAAACCACTACACCATTAAACCACTACACCATTACACCACTACACCATTAAACCACTACACCACTACACCATTAAACCACTACACCACTAAACCATTAAACCACTAAACCACTACACCATTAAAACACTAAACTAATACACCACTACATCACTACACCACTACATCACTACACCATTAGACCAGTACACCATTAAACCATTAAACCACTACACCAAACCACTACACCATTAAACCACTACACCACTAAACCATTAAACCACTACACCACTAAACCACTACACCATtaaaccactacactactaaaTCACTATACCGCTAAACCACTACACCACTAAACCACTACACCATTAAATCACTACATCATtaaaccactacactactaaaCCACTACACCACTAAACCACTACACCATTAAACCGCTAAAACACTACACCGCTAAACCACTACACCATTAAACCACTACACCATTAAATCACTACACCACTAAAGCACTACACCATTAAACCACTACACCACTAaaccactacagcactacaccatTAAACCACTACACCACTACACCATTAAACCACTACACCACTACATTACTAAACCACTACACCACTAAAACACTACACCGCTAAACCACTACACCACTAAACCACTACACCATTAAACCACTAAACCATTAAACCACTACACCACTACACCATTAAACCACTACACCATTAAACCACTAAACTACTCCAGCTCTTGGCATTTCAGACTCCCAGTGGAGTGAGTGGCAGAAGCTGCAGCAAGAGTAAGCAATCAGAAGTACCTGAGATGTCCACAGCAGTTGCTTCATCGGCTTGCTGTGTTGTTTGGAACCCTGTTCTTGTTCCTGAGTCCTTTCCTGGGCCAGCTGTGGAGGACAAGTCTGTGTGGAAACAGAGTTAACTTGGTCTCCATCCATCCAGCTGTGAACCACAGGGACTAACATTGGTAAAAGGTGTGCATTACCTGCACTATCCAGGGTCTCAGACACCTTCTCCATGTATGTCCCCTTCAGAGCCTCTTCTACTGGGGTGGGAGAAGGCCCGACTGGAGTGAGAACAATAAACATATCAGTGACAACGGTTCAACAAGTTCAATACTCTCATTTGTAGTTATGTTATTGTATTTAGATTACAAATGTTCTACAATATATTTAGTAGTTCAGAGTCTGTTCTGTTGTCAGACCGTTAGACTACCTGATTGCACTGTAGGCATTTCTTCAAGAGTGTCTGATGCTGTTTGTGGTCTTGGGTCTGTTGTAAGCAGGTCTGTGAATGAGAACATTCATTCACCAAATAATCATTAAGAAATGGATGCTACCACTTGAACTCATGCATAATTCTCAATGTTAATTCTAGATTATCACTATAATTATGCATTATCACTATAAAGACTATGCATtgggaaatacacacacacatgactaaaCTTTGGGATGACATACCTGGTTTCTGCAGAGGTGTCTCTTGAGTTTGTATCAAAGCCTCGTCAGTCACTGCGTGGGATAGTGGGATGGATGCAGCCCTGACTAAACAGACCAATCACAGTCACATGGTTAATCACAGTCACTTTCCGCAGGGTTAACTAGATCCTGCAGGACTACTCAAATGTGAACAGCACGAGGCACCTGGGCCGATGGACAGATTCTCCTCAGCAGGCGTGGTGGTAGCATCTTTAGAGGTCATAGTCCCAGCAGATGTAGCGGTAGCATCTTTAGAGGACGCAGTCCCAGCCGACGTAGCAGTAGCATCTTTAGGGGTTGAAGTCCCAGGTCCCTGCAAGGTGCCAGGCCCTGGGGAGACTGAGGTTCCTGAGGAAGTTAGGGGGGTTAGTCCAGAGCTTACCAACCACCCAGAACGGGCATaacagacacattcacaattTCAGCATGAAAACCATGCCAACCTGTTTCCTTCAGGGGAAATTCTTCAGGAACTTTCCGGATGGCCTCTGTCTGTAACCCAGCTTCTGAGAAAGTGGGTATAGGCCATGCTAACAAATCAGAGAAGAAGTTTATTAATCATCCTTCCCTCTGCACCGGGGGTCTTCTGCCATGAGGACATTTAGTTAAGATTGAACTACTGAGTGAGGTGAAGGTTAGTTAAGGCTGAGCTGATAATGTGGTGAATGTAGTTAAAGCTGAATTTAAAGATGTAAGGTTTAGTTCAGGCTGATCTATACCCCCAGATTGGGACAGCAGGACCTCCTCCTCACTGCTGGTCTGGTTGGTCGGGGATCCGGGTGGTCCAGGAGGTCCAGGAGGTCCGGGTAAACCTGGAGGTCCGACGGGGCCTGGGGGACCTGCAGGCAAAAAGCAAATTTTCATGTCAGGTCAGAGGAGATCAGTGTTTTAGTGCCCTCTCAGAGAACATCACTGGAGAGATCACATCTGATATAGAGCAGTGCTTTAGTGCCCTCTCAGGGGAACATCACTGGAGGGATCACATCTGTGggagttgtgctgtgtgtgtgtggttgggtggcAGAGCAGGGATTCAGTGGCTTACCCTCTAAGAAAATCTCGTTGGAGAAATTGCCCTTCCGACTGGGTGACCCTGGCTCTCCCCGCTCGCCTTTCtcgcccctctctcctctctctccagggGGACCTGGGCACATGAGGAACACACATTCTCAGCTCTGCCAGTCAACCTCATAACTGCCCTGATCAATTGCCCCTCAGCATATCTGCCCCAGTCTACATTATAACTGCCCTGATTAATTACTCCTCAGCATATCTGCCCCAGTCTACCCCATAACTGGCCTGATTAATTGCCCCTGGGCCTATCTGCCCCACTCCACCCCATAACTGGCCTGATTAATTGCCCCTGGTCTTACCCCGtctccctctcctgccctgCTCTCCAGCATCTCCCTTCTGGCCAGGAAGTCCAGGCGCTCCATCTCGCCCTGCAGGACCTGTCAAACACAACGGGCTTCAAACACCACGTACACTGCCTCTTATACCACACACATCTcttcacactccacacacactgcttcaaCACACCACAGGGTTTgatcacactccacacacactacttcaACACACCACAGGGTTTgatcacactccacacacactacttcaACACACCATAGGGTCTgatcacacaccagacacacctGAGCAGAAAAGTCAgagcaccatcacacacacgatcagaacagcatctcacacacacgatTAGTCAGAACACCATTATACACACGATCAgaacagcatcacacacacgaTTAGGCAgaacaccattacacacacgatcagaacagcatcacacacacgaccagaacaccatcacacacacgatcagaacaccatcacacacacaatcagaacaGCATCAGAGAAAAATGAACAGTATCAGAGAAAGATAAACATCgtaaatgtgtgttttgtgttgttttcttttaccaGGAAGTCCAGGTGGGcctgtcaaaaaagaaaaaaaaaatattgattgTAATACCTgctgaaaatatattttattataatttcaatatataaaattatatatttagGGTTATGGTGTAATTAGCCCAGCTATTtcaaatgagttaaacatagCTGTGAAAGTAACACTGAGATGTTTTAATTCTCCCTTTGATGTGCAGGATACACAGTAATAAGGGTTGATGAGTGATTGGGCCTCACCCACCACAGGGGAAATGGCTCTGTCTCAACTTGCTGCTGTAGGGAGGGAGTTTTCTAAGATTCCTgttacacacctcacacacctctaCATTTTATCAGATGTAATTATCAGTAGGGTGGGGTAGGTTAATAGAGCAGGGATTAATCCAGTGACCTTCCTACCTAGGATACACCTttactcattacacacacactgaattgaaCACTGAACATATACAGTAAACCTGTCATAAATAACACTGAACCCAACACTGATATGAACCTAACACATCATGCACCTAGCAGGCACCTataagagttttttttattttcacataatgtttccaaaatcattttaacCTCATAAAATGACACTTCCATTGTCTTAGTGGGCCCTCTGTAGGCGATTACCAACCTAATAACTTTGTTGGTAGGAAGGTTGGTAGGTTGGTAGGAACTCCCCCCACCGTAAACCCCGCACcaccgccccacacacacacacacacattcgaaATGGAAAagctgctatgctacaggaATTTGGAGATATCTTTCTACAAGACTGCTGTCGGTGCACTCCTTCTATATTTTATCGTTATGTCTATACTTTGTAGCAAAAGGAAAAACGTATTTTTAGATAATTTATTATTGtgcttctcaactgtagggaGATCCCAAGAGCAaatcttctttagtgctgctttaatttAAAGAAGTTTGCTGGATTGGGACCTGGTAAGGAGGAAAAAACTCCCCACAGCCCAGTGTGTCAGTACCTGTCAAACAAATGCCTCTGGAGCTGTTGCACAGATCAGAGAAGACCTTCGTCTGAGGAAAACAACAGGACATGGTTATGCTTCTCACATTAAATGGGCTTCAGGCTATACAAGATGCAGCAGCTAGAGTTCATGAAAACAGAAAGAGCGATCACACCCATCTGATAGTTAGGTCACCACACTGGCTTCCAGTATATCACACAATCAGCAATCTCAGCGTGAATTAACTATTTATTAACTACTTAACTTAATTAAGTACCTCAGGTTAGCTTTAGCAGAACACGCCTGATAGACCTCAGATTACTGGTGAAGAATATGTTAGCGATACCTACTGTCAGCGTTTaacaaataaacatttgatAATAATAAACTTCAGTTTCAAATCTGCACATAAGACTCAactgttcttttttttactttttaatagTTATCAGATTTGGGGCTGGCGTGGCCTACAGGTTAGCagttcggacctgtaaccggagggttgccggttcgaaccccgaccagtaggcacggctgaagtgcccttgagcaaggcacctaacccctcactgctccccgagcgccgctgttgatgcaggcagctcactgcgccgggattagtgtgtgcttcacctcactgtgtgctgtgtctgtttcactaattcacggattgggataaatgcagagaccaaatttccctcacgggatcaaaagagtatacttatacttatacttagatgcagaggatcctctctctctctctctctctgggggaCTTTAGTTTAGAGTCCTGCAGGCTTCCCTCTGTTGGTCTCAGGGGAGGGTTAGAGGAACCTCTCTACAGTCACGCTTCACTGCACACAGCACATCCACAAAAACACCCGCATCCGACAGAGGaggtcctcctcctcccctcccttaagcctttacactcacacacacacacacatacactccaaaCATGTTTGTTTTGGCAGCACTGGGACTGCTGTGGTGTGGGTTCTGGATATCTCTGCATCAGAGATCAGAGTGTTTCACGTTTCATTAATGCCGCGAGGCCTTCTGTTCTTCATGATGAATACGAGGTTCTCCTCGCCTGTGCTCTAATGTGTGAACTaaagcacacagaaacacacagagggGAAGCAGCAGAAGCAGGTGGGTGAGCAGCACACTGAGGGGTCTGACTGGGTTAGGGGTGTTGCTGGGTTAGGGGTCTGACTGGGTTAGGGGTCCTACTGGGTTAGGGGTCTGACTGGGTTAGTGGGTCCTACTGAGAGGTCTGACTGGGTTAGGGGTATGACTGGGTTAGGGGTATGACTGAGGGGTGCTGCTGGGTTAGGGGTCTGACTGAGGGGTCCTACTGGGTTAGGGGT
This DNA window, taken from Alosa sapidissima isolate fAloSap1 chromosome 11, fAloSap1.pri, whole genome shotgun sequence, encodes the following:
- the LOC121724486 gene encoding gliomedin-like isoform X2; this translates as MREECSAGTLRWVLPGVLLGTCILTLINSTVLLLLLPRMADLSARLDHTDSRLLELRTAAGISPSDGTPGGQLRALLGQGGQEQRSRGKRSHSGQQGQHAHGHWPADQDAMMMVTYSMIPTKVFSDLCNSSRGICLTGPPGLPGPAGRDGAPGLPGQKGDAGEQGRRGRRGPPGERGERGEKGERGEPGSPSRKGNFSNEIFLEGPPGPVGPPGLPGPPGPPGPPGSPTNQTSSEEEVLLSQSGAWPIPTFSEAGLQTEAIRKVPEEFPLKETGTSVSPGPGTLQGPGTSTPKDATATSAGTASSKDATATSAGTMTSKDATTTPAEENLSIGPVRAASIPLSHAVTDEALIQTQETPLQKPDLLTTDPRPQTASDTLEEMPTVQSVGPSPTPVEEALKGTYMEKVSETLDSADLSSTAGPGKDSGTRTGFQTTQQADEATAVDISAVNRNDGFQETVRESPVEMPLLKTAPPTDGPGNDVTEAVFPPLKEVPSASPGWSTDTRGDKIVRGDSTSETPAILFAGSTQDSPTQAETETIRPTPQRNIRPTPQQDTVDQNGNAIPETPLGPIKEQRGLSTAFPRDEIQTDKPVLFGGAKKKTKKGTECVIKVISCQTNVSATQNTYGSLLVDAAQQGDARLWVAEHFSGRMLEEYESMEHFSRRIHSRVFDVRKFYQGCGHVVHNGSLYFHIAGIHRTARFDLRTRKLQTLAVEGALFHELSYLFHNSKTYFKFAVDEVGLWLIFASSVDDTIMVSRIEQQWFSALAPINTSYSRHLAGNAFIAHGVLYMTDPEDRGITFAFDLLERKPIRVQLVLRPAGGVLAMLSYSPRHKSLYMWDNSTVKTCSVRFSSEQCVGSWPLRGLIR
- the LOC121724486 gene encoding gliomedin-like isoform X3; its protein translation is MREECSAGTLRWVLPGVLLGTCILTLINSTVLLLLLPRMADLSARLDHTDSRLLELRTAAGISPSDGTPGGQLRALLGQGGQEQRSRGKRSHSGQQGQHAHGHWPADQDAMMMVTYSMIPTKVFSDLCNSSRGICLTGPPGLPGPAGRDGAPGLPGQKGDAGEQGRRGRRGPPGERGERGEKGERGEPGSPSRKGNFSNEIFLEGPPGPVGPPGLPGPPGPPGPPGSPTNQTSSEEEVLLSQSGAWPIPTFSEAGLQTEAIRKVPEEFPLKETGTSVSPGPGTLQGPGTSTPKDATATSAGTASSKDATATSAGTMTSKDATTTPAEENLSIGPVRAASIPLSHAVTDEALIQTQETPLQKPDLLTTDPRPQTASDTLEEMPTVQSVGPSPTPVEEALKGTYMEKVSETLDSADLSSTAGPGKDSGTRTGFQTTQQADEATAVDISAVNRNDGFQETVRESPVEMPLLKTAPPTDGPGNDVTEAVFPPLKEVPSASPGGLLPQMVVEFFHNMLENAGWSTDTRGDKIVRGDSTSETPAILFAGSTQDSPTQAETETIRPTPQRNIRPTPQQDTGLSTAFPRDEIQTDKPVLFGGAKKKTKKGTECVIKVISCQTNVSATQNTYGSLLVDAAQQGDARLWVAEHFSGRMLEEYESMEHFSRRIHSRVFDVRKFYQGCGHVVHNGSLYFHIAGIHRTARFDLRTRKLQTLAVEGALFHELSYLFHNSKTYFKFAVDEVGLWLIFASSVDDTIMVSRIEQQWFSALAPINTSYSRHLAGNAFIAHGVLYMTDPEDRGITFAFDLLERKPIRVQLVLRPAGGVLAMLSYSPRHKSLYMWDNSTVKTCSVRFSSEQCVGSWPLRGLIR
- the LOC121724486 gene encoding gliomedin-like isoform X1: MREECSAGTLRWVLPGVLLGTCILTLINSTVLLLLLPRMADLSARLDHTDSRLLELRTAAGISPSDGTPGGQLRALLGQGGQEQRSRGKRSHSGQQGQHAHGHWPADQDAMMMVTYSMIPTKVFSDLCNSSRGICLTGPPGLPGPAGRDGAPGLPGQKGDAGEQGRRGRRGPPGERGERGEKGERGEPGSPSRKGNFSNEIFLEGPPGPVGPPGLPGPPGPPGPPGSPTNQTSSEEEVLLSQSGAWPIPTFSEAGLQTEAIRKVPEEFPLKETGTSVSPGPGTLQGPGTSTPKDATATSAGTASSKDATATSAGTMTSKDATTTPAEENLSIGPVRAASIPLSHAVTDEALIQTQETPLQKPDLLTTDPRPQTASDTLEEMPTVQSVGPSPTPVEEALKGTYMEKVSETLDSADLSSTAGPGKDSGTRTGFQTTQQADEATAVDISAVNRNDGFQETVRESPVEMPLLKTAPPTDGPGNDVTEAVFPPLKEVPSASPGGLLPQMVVEFFHNMLENAGWSTDTRGDKIVRGDSTSETPAILFAGSTQDSPTQAETETIRPTPQRNIRPTPQQDTVDQNGNAIPETPLGPIKEQRGLSTAFPRDEIQTDKPVLFGGAKKKTKKGTECVIKVISCQTNVSATQNTYGSLLVDAAQQGDARLWVAEHFSGRMLEEYESMEHFSRRIHSRVFDVRKFYQGCGHVVHNGSLYFHIAGIHRTARFDLRTRKLQTLAVEGALFHELSYLFHNSKTYFKFAVDEVGLWLIFASSVDDTIMVSRIEQQWFSALAPINTSYSRHLAGNAFIAHGVLYMTDPEDRGITFAFDLLERKPIRVQLVLRPAGGVLAMLSYSPRHKSLYMWDNSTVKTCSVRFSSEQCVGSWPLRGLIR